In one window of Harpia harpyja isolate bHarHar1 chromosome 11, bHarHar1 primary haplotype, whole genome shotgun sequence DNA:
- the TJP3 gene encoding tight junction protein ZO-3: MAPGWRLVAGGFRRNWSPRDTPPQGCDLLLRRRYWPWPRLEAAARTESRGVELVSVTAGKRPRGKRNDGGLVSRQRLAHKGLRKAPWSDTTATSPGAQLLPGRIRGAPKVRLRKGPAAAERSRSRSAPPAARQGLPRRPAAAVALPRLYWRVATMEEMVIWEQHTVTLSKDPQRGFGFAVSGGRDRPNKMTGDTAVFVSDVVSGGPAAGRLQRKDHIVMVNGLSMENVLSSFAIQTLKTCGKIANITLKRQKTVHLPVSKSSPGSPTAPRRYDSDEDYGSQGADPALRRSRDDLDHSQGYDGDSSSERSSGHHRDDHRHHKPVSRSRRRSQDSSHWRQSPGSGSDQRGYSRLRSASGFGHEGDTNGLALVSGFKRLPRRDVPMKPITSVLVKQKQNEEYGLKLGSQLFIKHIVESGLAAKHSSLQEGDLILKINGVASQDMSLADTQQLIERTEGTLTLLILRDHRQFLVNIPDIEDSQSDSSRMDDISDIDSELSHPPSPETSPRPPAAARMNSPPERRRSNTDPAADTIIDNAQGPDLLEAVEVDGCHSPHASPTARAARKDGYSADSRVVHFVKAKSIGLRLAGGNDVGIFVSSVQEGSPADSQGIQEGDQILQVNDTSFQNLTREEAVEYLMSLPPGEDITLWIQSKQDIYRKILSSNMGDSFYIRTHFDFEKDTPSGLSFVRGDVFHVLDTMYRGRLGSWLAVRMGRDLQEQDKGIIPNRSRAEQIASLESVLKATSSANPSGARAEFWKLRGLRGAKKMLRKSREDLSALTKQGHYPPYERVILKEASFKRPVVILGPIADIVMQKLSTELPELFEIALSVPRDGASSKVIKLDSVRQIAEKDKHALLDITPSAVERLNYVQYYPVVVFCEPESRQAIKAMRQWLAPGSKKSSRRLYAQASKMKKYCSHLFTATVSLSSNAWYEAIKDIIRTQQSQPVWTAAEQADVALEDSLDLLNPPSAVASGYLTCDSHANSDYDDTDGEAGAYTDGEAGAYTDGEAEDVYDQPGLARSSEPAQISPSHSLSKQVTEQERQGQRYDSIREYEHDAVRKRFTRARDDSDQDEGYEWGPATDV; encoded by the exons ATGGCTCCGGGCTGGCGGCTGGTGGCCGGGGGGTTCAGGAGGAACTGGTCCCCCCGTGACACCCCACCGCAAGGCTGTGACCTTCTCCTGCGGCGTCGGTACTGGCCCTGGCCCCGGCTGGAAGCAGCAGCCCGGACGGAGAGCCGAGGCGTGGAGCTGGTTTCTGTCACTGCAGGAAAGCGACCCCGCGGAAAGAGGAATGACGGGGGGCTGGTGTCCAG gcAGCGTCTGGCCCACAAAGGGTTACGCAAGGCACCCTGGAGTGACACCACTGCCACCAGCCCAGGAGCTCAGCTCCTTCCTGGTCGGATCCGAGGCGCG CCCAAAGTGCGATTGAGGAAGGGGCCAGCGGCTGCAGAGAGGAGCCGGAGCCGGTCCGCGCCCCCGgctgccaggcaggggctgccacGCCGGCCGGCTGCTGCGGTTGCCCTCCCTCGCTTGTATTGGCGGGTTGCCACCATGGAGGAGATGGTGATCTGGGAGCAGCACACGGTGACGCTGAGCAAG GACCCTCAACGGGGCTTTGGCTTTGCTGTCTCCGGAGGCCGGGACCGTCCCAACAAGATGACTGGGGACACAGCGGTGTTCGTTTCAGACGTGGTGTCCGGGGGACCGGCGGCGGGCCGGCTCCA GAGGAAGGATCACATCGTGATGGTGAACGGCCTTTCCATGGAGAACGTCTTGTCCTCCTTTGCCATCCAGACACTTAAAACCTGCGGCAAGATCGCCAACATC acactgaaaaggcagaagaCGGTCCACCTCCCCGTGAGCAAGAGCAGCCCCGGGTCCCCCACTGCGCCCCGGCGCTATGACTCGGACGAGGACTATGGGTCACAAGGTGCGGATCCAGCCCTGCGCCGCTCCCGGGATGACCTGGACCACAGCCAGGGCTATGACGGGGACTCATCCAGCGAGAGGAGCTCTGGCCACCACCGGGATGACCACCGCCACCACAAGCCAGTGTCCCGGAGCCGGAGGCGAAGCCAGGACAGCAGCCACTGGAGGCAGAGCCCTGGCAGTGGCTCAGATCAGAGGGGCTACAGCCGGCTCCGCTCTGCCAGCGGCTTTGGCCACGAAGGGGACACCAACGGGCTGGCCCTGGTGTCAGGCTTCAAGCGTCTGCCGCGCCGGGATGTGCCGATGAAGCCCATCACGTCAGTCCTGGTGAAGCAGAAGCAGAACGAAG AGTATGGCCTGAAGCTGGGAAGTCAGCTCTTCATCAAGCACATAGTGGAGAGCGGGCTGGCGGCAAAGCACAGCTCCTTGCAGGAGGGAGACCTCATCCTGAAG ATCAACGGGGTGGCCAGTCAGGACATGTCCCTGGCTGACACTCAGCAGCTCATTGAGCGGACGGAGGGGACCCTGACCTTGCTCATCCTCCGGGACCACCGGCAGTTCCTGGTCAACATCCCTGACATAGAAGACAGCCAGAGTGACAGCTCCCGGATGGATG ATATCTCCGACATCGACTCTGAACTGTCCCATCCGCCATCCCCTGAGACCTCCCCGcgacctccagctgctgccaggatGAATTCACCACC GGAGAGGAGACGATCGAACACGGACCCCGCAGCCGACACAATCATTGACAATGCTCAGGGCCCTG ACCTGCTGGAAGCCGTGGAGGTGGATGGCTGCCACAGCCCCCACGCCAGCCCCACTGCCCGAGCTGCCCGCAAGGACGG GTACAGCGCCGACTCCAGGGTCGTGCACTTTGTGAAGGCCAAGAGCATCGGGCTACGGCTGGCTGGCGGGAACGACGTGGGCATCTTTGTGTCGAGCGTGCAGGAGGGGAGCCCAGCCGACAGCCAGGGCATCCAGGAAGGGGACCAGATCCTGCAG GTGAACGACACCAGTTTCCAGAACCTGACCCGTGAGGAGGCTGTAGAGTATCTCATGAGCCTGCCGCCGGGCGAGGACATCACTCTGTGGATCCAGAGCAAGCAGGACA TTTACAGGAAGATTCTCTCATCCAATATGGGCGACTCATTCTACATCCGGACGCACTTTGACTTCGAGAAGGACACACCGTCAGGGCTCAGCTTTGTCCGTGGGGACGTCTTCCATGTGCTGGACACCATGTACcggggcaggctggggagctgGCTGGCTGTGCGCATGGGCAGGGACCTGCAGGAACAGGACAAGGGCATCATTCCCAACCGGAGCAG ggctgagcagatTGCCAGCTTGGAGTCGGTGCTGAAAGCCACGTCCAGTGCCAACCCCTCCGGGGCACGGGCTGAGTTTTGGAAGCTGCGAGGCCTGCGGGGAGCCAAGAAGATGCTGCGGAAGAGCCGGGAGGACCTGTCTGCGCTCACAAAGCAGGGCCACTACCCACCGTACGAGAGGGTGATCCTGAAGGAAG CCAGCTTCAAGCGGCCAGTAGTGATCCTGGGCCCCATTGCAGACATCGTCATGCAGAAGCTGAGCACGGAGCTGCCCGAGCTGTTTGAGATTGCCC TGAGCGTGCCCCGAGATGGGGCGTCATCCAAGGTCATCAAGTTGGACTCAGTCCGGCAGATCGCAGAAAAG GACAAGCATGCCTTGTTGGACATCACGCCCTCGGCCGTGGAGCGTCTCAACTATGTGCAGTACTATCCAGTGGTGGTGTTTTGTGAGCCTGAAAGCCGGCAGGCCATCAAGGCCATGCGCCAGTGGCTGGCACCCGGCTCCAAGAAGAGCTCCCGGCGCCTCTACGCCCAGGCCAGCAAGATGAAGAAGTACTGCAGCCACCTCTTCACTGCCACTGTCAGCCTCAGCAGCAATGCCTGGTATGAGGCGATCAAGGACATCATCAGGACGCAGCAGAGCCAGCCTGTTTGGACAGCAGCGGAGCAG GCAGATGTGGCACTGGAGGACAGTCTGGACCTGCTGAACCCGCCGAGCGCAGTGGCCTCAGGCTACCTGACCTGTGACAGTCACGCCAACAGCGACTACGACGACACAGATGGCGAGGCCGGTGCCTACACAGATGGCGAGGCCGGTGCCTACACGGATGGCGAGGCGGAGGACGTCTATGACCAGCCCGGGCTGGCCCGCTCCTCCGAGCCAGCACAGATATCCCCAAGCCACAGCCTGAGCAAGCAG GTGACCGAGCAGGAGCGGCAGGGCCAGCGCTACGACAGCATCAG GGAATACGAGCATGACGCTGTGAGGAAGAGGTTCACACGGGCCAGGGATGACTCGGACCAGGACGAAGGCTACGAGTGGGGCCCAGCTACAGACGTGTAG
- the APBA3 gene encoding amyloid-beta A4 precursor protein-binding family A member 3 — MESSMDFQAAALSAPALGSDEAPEPPAMDTEEGPAVRPGAPELRAGDGRPEGSPFIALLPGCGSGQELPVPQGQRRGPGPNSGPAPASDLGGSGGGQRELCQDLGREVEEEAVTVEPQGSAGWKPSTRSTPRDGGHPRAPTSGDPAGMELDEAPEAGAHLGRAKWAEDAEDEPSEIQGLLAQLETLDPNLCDHSPASERGPPLSSRAGTATLVGEQARQSYGECQGKCQPCPLHVAMGRGLETRPCCAQRSACSRPCHGLLFAEADREDLLSLLCYEGGLPENSTETPLARSDVLAGTNLEMLQAQEELAAVEKPEGMGRPESSEEEHSGSWYYGEGLCEVDSTCEGNQDGSPEPAWVALPPAPAPEAEQPPQGGVINRDPPSSCPAFKEVPGPCDPEDLLDGVIFGAKYLGSTQLVSERNPPTRVRMAQAQEAVDRIKAPEGESQPMTEVDLFVSTQRIKVLTADTQEAMMDHSLQTISYIADIGSLVVLMARRKLPRRSEVAEEKRLYKMICHVFHSADAQIIAQAIGQAFGVAYQRFLEANSIDPSELSPRQYSRALEDQEQYNAELTHFSRQENCKDVCIRKQKGEILGIAIVESGWGSILPTVVIANLMHGGPAERSGELSIGDRLMSVNRTSLVGLPLTTCQSIIRELKHQTEVTLNIVHCPPVTTAVIRRPDSKYQLGFCVENGVICSLMRGGIAERGGIRVGHRIIEINGQSVVATPHEKIIQILTQAVSEVHIKTMPASTYRLLTGQEQPIFL, encoded by the exons ATGGAGAGCAGCATGGATTTCCAGGCGGCTGCGCTCTCCGCCCCAGCTCTGGGCAGCGACGAGGCCCCGGAGCCGCCGGCCATGGACACGGAGGAAGGGCCTGCGGTGCGGCCCGGCGCCCCGGAGCTCCGTGCGGGTGATGGGCGGCCGGAGGGATCCCCCTTCATTGCCCTGCTCCCCGGCTGTGGCTCCGGGCAGGAGCTGCCCGTCCCCCAGGGTCAGCGGAGGGGACCGGGGCCCAACTCGGGGCCTGCTCCAGCCTCGGACCTCGGAGGCAGCGGGGGCGGACAAAGGGAGCTTTGCCAGGACTTGGGaagagaggtggaagaggaggcGGTGACCGTGGAGCCGCAGGGCTCTGCTGGCTGGAAACCCAGCACCAGGAGCACCCCTCGGGATGGAGGACACCCCCGAGCCCCCACCAGTGGTGACCCGGCAGGCATGGAGCTGGACGAGGCCCCCGAGGCTGGCGCCCACCTGGGCAGGGCCAAGTGGGCCGAGGATGCAGAGGACGAACCCTCGGAGATCCAGGGCCTGCTGGCCCAGCTCGAGACCCTCGACCCCAACCTCTGTGACCACTCGCCCGCCTCGGAGCGGGGCCCACCGCTCTCCTCACGTGCTGGCACAGCCACTCTGGTGGGTGAGCAGGCCCGGCAGAGCTACGGAGAGTGTCAGGGCAAGTGCCAGCCCTGCCCGCTGCACGTGGCCATGGGCCGGGGCCTGGAGACACGGCCCTGCTGCGCCCAGCGCTCGGCCTGCTCCCGGCCCTGCCACGGCCTGCTCTTTGCCGAGGCCGACCGCGAGGACTTGCTGAGCCTCCTGTGCTACGAAGGGGGGCTGCCCGAGAACAGTACCGAGACACCCTTGGCTCGCTCCGATGTCCTGGCCGGGACCAACTTGGAGATGCTGCAGGCTCAGGAAGAACTGGCCGCTGTGGAGAAGCCTGAAGGGATGGGGAGGCCGGAGAGCTCAGAGGAAGAACATTCTGGCAGCTGGTATTATGGAGAGGGGCTCTGCGAGGTCGACTCCACCTGCGAGGGCAATCAGGACGGTTCCCCAGAGCCAGCCTGGGTGGCCTTGCCTCCCGCTCCAGCCCCGGAGGCAGAGCAGCCACCCCAAGGCGGCGTGATC AACAGGGACCCCCCATCCTCTTGCCCGGCCTTCAAAGAGG TTCCAGGCCCTTGCGACCCAGAGGATCTGCTGGACGGTGTGATTTTTGGGGCAAAGTACCTGGGCTCCACACAGCTGGTCTCGGAGAGGAACCCCCCAACCAGAGTCCGCATGGCACAGGCCCAGGAGGCGGTGGACAGGATCAAG GCACCGGAGGGGGAGTCCCAGCCCATGACGGAGGTGGATCTGTTTGTCTCCACACAGAGGATTAAGGTGCTCACAGCTGACACGCAG GAGGCCATGATGGATCACTCCCTCCAGACCATCTCCTACATTGCCGACATCGGCTCCCTCGTGGTGCTCATGGCACGCCGGAAACTGCCTCGGCGGTCAGAGGTGGCAGAGGAGAAGCGGCTCTACAAGATGATCTGCCATGTCTTCCACTCGGCCGAT GCCCAGATCATCGCTCAGGCCATTGGGCAGGCCTTCGGTGTGGCCTACCAGCGCTTCCTGGAGGCCAACAGCATTGATCCGAGCGAGCTGAGCCCTCGCCAGTACAGCCGTGCCCTTGAGGACCAGGAGCAATACAATGCAGAGCTGACCCACTTCTCCCGGCAGGAGAACTGCAAGGAT GTCTGTATCCGGAAGCAGAAGGGGGAGATCCTGGGCATCGCCATCGTGGAGTCAGGCTGGGGCTCCATCCTACCCACAGTGGTCATCGCCAACCTGATGCACGGGGGCCCTGCGGAGAGGTCGGGTGAGCTGAGCATTGGAGACCGCCTCATGTCCGTCAACAGGACGAGCCTGGTGGGGCTGCCCCTCACCACCTGCCAGAGCATCATCCGG GAGCTGAAGCACCAGACAGAGGTGACACTGAACATTGTGCACTGTCCCCCTGTCACCACAGCTGTCATCCGGCGCCCCGACTCCAAGTACCAGCTGGGCTTCTGTGTTGAGAATGGCGTG atcTGTAGCCTGATGCGTGGGGGCATTGCAGAGAGAGGTGGCATCCGTGTGGGGCACCGCATCATTGAGATCAACGGGCAGAGTGTGGTGGCAACACCCCATGAGAAGATCATCCAGATCCTTACACAGGCGGTCAGTGAG GTCCACATCAAGACCATGCCGGCCTCCACGTACCGCTTACTGaccgggcaggagcagcccatctTCCTCTGA
- the MRPL54 gene encoding 39S ribosomal protein L54, mitochondrial, translating to MAARVLLRAAWAALPGSARGYAKKPAMKSKGKNVPKEGLKGPEVCTDPTMLATYAMGVNYFKEGPEVALKPDSEYPDWLFKIHLGPPKKLEELDPDSIEYWRRVRKYDTWHRNRLKKGKKL from the exons ATGGCCGCCAGGGTACTGCTGCGGGCGGCATGGGCGGCATTGCCCGGCTCGGCCCGCGGCTACGCCAAGAAGCCGG CAATGAAGTCCAAGGGCAAGAACGTGCCGAAGGAGGGGCTGAAGGGGCCGGAGGTGTGCACGGACCCCACCATGCTCGCCACCTACGCCATGGGCGTCAATTACTTCAAGGAGGGCCCGGAGGTGGCCCTGAAGCCCGACTCCGAGTACCCTGACTG GCTCTTTAAGATCCACCTCGGGCCCCCCAagaagctggaggagctggaccCCGACTCGATCGAGTATTGGAGGCGCGTGCGGAAGTATGACACGTGGCACCGCAACAGGCTGAAGAAGGGCAAGAAGCTGTAG